In one Magallana gigas chromosome 9, xbMagGiga1.1, whole genome shotgun sequence genomic region, the following are encoded:
- the LOC105331471 gene encoding major egg antigen, whose product MDFLPISFYRPGYQAQGTPMRDLLSYMLQDELGFPVTTHALQHRKRETPEKWHKSFRLDGFHPDEVKVSVSDGMVRIKARHERGDEDNRDVREATRTLKIPAGVDQGKVHCFMDHDNHYVVEAPFIPKEEDQEMELKIEDVPKAITQGDEDMQVAEAGQPFKESLDLSVFEPDHINVKRKGNIISVSADHDKEEDGIRVSRSFRREFTVPEGMDCSQVKVCRDPEGRLTIMAPTRPEEEDK is encoded by the coding sequence ATGGATTTTCTGCCAATTTCCTTCTACCGACCCGGATACCAGGCCCAGGGAACTCCAATGAGGGACCTGTTGTCTTACATGCTACAGGACGAGCTAGGCTTTCCCGTGACAACTCACGCCTTGCAGCACAGAAAGAGAGAAACCCCGGAGAAATGGCACAAATCATTCCGCCTGGACGGATTCCACCCCGACGAGGTGAAGGTTTCGGTGAGTGATGGGATGGTAAGGATCAAGGCCCGCCACGAGCGCGGGGACGAGGATAACCGTGACGTCAGGGAGGCCACCCGGACCCTCAAGATCCCCGCGGGGGTGGACCAGGGCAAGGTGCACTGCTTTATGGACCACGACAACCATTACGTTGTAGAGGCGCCCTTCATCCCGAAGGAAGAGGACCAGGAGATGGAACTGAAGATTGAGGACGTCCCGAAGGCCATCACCCAGGGGGACGAAGACATGCAAGTAGCCGAGGCGGGGCAGCCGTTCAAGGAGAGTTTAGACCTGTCGGTGTTCGAGCCCGACCATATTAACGTCAAACGCAAGGGCAACATCATTTCCGTAAGCGCTGACCACGACAAGGAGGAGGACGGGATAAGGGTGTCGCGCAGCTTCAGGCGGGAGTTCACCGTACCCGAGGGCATGGACTGCAGCCAGGTCAAGGTGTGTCGTGACCCCGAGGGCAGACTGACCATCATGGCGCCGACCAGACCCGAGGAAGAGGACAAGTAA